From Variimorphobacter saccharofermentans, one genomic window encodes:
- the pyrB gene encoding aspartate carbamoyltransferase codes for MKHIISPTDLTVSELNELLELSEEIIQNPKMFSDVCRGRKLATLFYEPSTRTRLSFEAAMINLGGSVLGFSSADSSSAAKGESVADTIRVISSYADICAIRHPKEGAPYVASTYSSIPVINAGDGGHNHPTQTFTDLLTIKNLKGRLHSLTIGFCGDLKFGRTVHSLINALARYENINYVLISPEELRVPTYIREEVLDANQIPYEEVRSLEDAMPKLDILYMTRVQRERFFNEEDYIRLKDIYILDMKKMAHAKNDMLVLHPLPRVNEIATEVDDDPRAVYFKQAEFGVYVRMALIMKLLEVV; via the coding sequence ATGAAACATATCATCAGTCCGACCGACCTTACGGTTTCAGAGCTGAACGAACTTCTAGAATTGTCTGAAGAAATCATTCAAAATCCAAAAATGTTCTCTGATGTATGCCGCGGAAGAAAGCTCGCAACACTATTCTACGAACCAAGTACTCGAACACGACTTAGCTTTGAGGCTGCAATGATTAATCTTGGTGGTAGTGTCTTAGGATTCTCATCCGCTGATTCCAGTTCAGCTGCTAAAGGCGAAAGTGTTGCCGATACTATCCGAGTAATTTCCTCCTACGCTGATATCTGTGCTATCCGCCATCCAAAGGAAGGCGCCCCATACGTTGCATCTACTTACTCTTCTATTCCCGTTATCAATGCCGGAGACGGCGGTCATAATCATCCCACTCAAACCTTCACTGATTTATTAACTATAAAGAATCTGAAAGGACGTTTACATTCATTAACCATCGGCTTTTGCGGTGATTTAAAGTTTGGACGTACTGTACATTCCTTGATTAATGCTTTAGCAAGATACGAAAATATTAACTATGTACTGATTTCACCGGAGGAGCTGCGGGTACCCACCTATATCCGGGAAGAGGTTCTCGATGCAAACCAGATTCCCTATGAGGAGGTCCGAAGCCTTGAGGATGCAATGCCGAAACTGGATATTCTCTATATGACAAGAGTTCAGAGAGAGCGCTTCTTCAATGAGGAGGACTACATCCGCTTGAAGGATATCTATATTCTGGATATGAAAAAGATGGCCCATGCTAAAAATGATATGTTGGTACTGCATCCTCTTCCAAGAGTGAATGAAATTGCAACAGAAGTGGATGACGATCCCCGTGCAGTATATTTTAAGCAAGCAGAGTTTGGTGTCTATGTTCGAATGGCTCTTATTATGAAATTATTGGAGGTGGTATAA